Proteins encoded within one genomic window of Arachis ipaensis cultivar K30076 chromosome B08, Araip1.1, whole genome shotgun sequence:
- the LOC107611899 gene encoding uncharacterized protein At4g14100: protein MGAPMSSLFFLLLLLLLLPPSLSMASKPPPPTPSEWPLQFHSLIWYNRTGVLQKVELWYDFINGRNLNIIEEQLTNHVLYDVEWDNGTSFYYTLDPYQRECDVKHFPVGILRPNWLHGATYLGQRMVDNFLCNVWEKVHFIRYYEHVATKRPVKWVFFEGPPGYTAHVMTFEVGAVLDDPNWQAPVYCFTDEAKKENPNPKIASLQSLIMTWISLWKTATV from the exons ATGGGGGCACCCATGTCTTCTttgttcttcctcctcctccttctactTCTACTCCCCCCTTCTTTATCAATGGCATCAAAGCCACCACCACCAACCCCATCAGAGTGGCCACTCCAATTCCACTCCCTCATATGGTACAACAGAACCGGTGTCCTCCAGAAGGTGGAGCTATGGTACGACTtcataaatggcagaaacttGAACATCATCGAAGAACAACTCACGAATCATGTGTTGTACGATGTTGAGTGGGACAATGGCACCTCCTTCTACTACACTCTTGATCCTTATCAGAGGGAGTGTGATGTGAAGCATTTTCCTGTTGGGATTCTGAGGCCAAATTGGCTTCATGGTGCTACTTATTTGGGTCAGAGGATGGTTGATAACTTTCTTTGCAATGTTTGGGAGAAGGTTCATTTCATTCGCTATTATGAGCATGTTGCAACTAAAAGGCCTGTTAAGTGGGTCTTCTTTGAAG GTCCACCGGGGTACACTGCACATGTGATGACATTTGAGGTTGGTGCAGTTCTTGATGATCCAAATTGGCAAGCTCCTGTTTACTGTTTCACTGACGAGGCTAAGAAGGAAAATCCCAATCCCAAGATTGCTTCTCTCCAGAGTTTGATCATGACATGGATATCCCTTTGGAAAACGGCAACTGTGTAA
- the LOC107613860 gene encoding chromophore lyase CRL, chloroplastic isoform X3, whose amino-acid sequence MGNNGSDSNNTNVWNRARGLAVKTLLLIGGALLVKRLSKSTTRWDHARFVANSLTGEKYSKEQAARDPDNYFNIRALTCPAAELVDGSKVLYFEQAFWRSPQKPFRQRFLMVKPCPKELKCDVEDLAEHLTTIHLKRCPRGKRCLYEGSTPPGGFPNSWQNGATYCTSEVAVMKNNEIHTWDRGFDDDGKQVWGPKEGPYEFKPAPTSSFSDMFSPLNFPPPPSMDRRIEGSFVLQD is encoded by the exons ATGGGTAATAATGGGTCGGATTCGAACAACACGAATGTGTGGAACCGCGCAAGAGGGTTGGCTGTGAAGACCCTTTTGCTTATTGGCGGTGCCCTTCTCGTTAAACGCCTCAGCAAGTCCACCACTCGTTGGGACCATGCCCGTTTCGTTGCTAATTCCCTCACTGGCGAAAAG TATTCAAAGGAGCAAGCTGCAAGAGACCCTGATAACTATTTCAACATTAG AGCGCTTACATGCCCGGCAGCCGAGCTAGTGGATGGTTCGAAAGTCCTGTATTTTGAGCAG GCCTTTTGGAGAAGTCCGCAAAAACCCTTTCGGCAG AGGTTCTTAATGGTGAAGCCCTGTCCAAAAGAGCTGAAATGTGATGTTGAG GACCTTGCAGAACACTTGACAACAATACATCTTAAACGTTGTCCGCGAGGGAAGCGTTGCTTATATGAAGGTTCAACCCCGCCTGGCGGGTTTCCAAATTCATGG CAGAATGGAGCAACCTACTGTACTTCAGAAGTTGCTGTTATGAAGAACAATGAGATACATACGTGGGATAGAGGTTTCGATGATGATGGGAAGCAA GTTTGGGGACCAAAGGAAGGCCCTTATGAGTTTAAGCCCGCACCAACCTCAAGCTTTAGTGATATGTTTTCTCCATTAAATTTCCCTCCTCCACCTTCCATGGATAGAAGAATAGAGGGTTCATTTGTTTTGCAAGATTGA
- the LOC107613860 gene encoding chromophore lyase CRL, chloroplastic isoform X1 has product MGNNGSDSNNTNVWNRARGLAVKTLLLIGGALLVKRLSKSTTRWDHARFVANSLTGEKYSKEQAARDPDNYFNIRALTCPAAELVDGSKVLYFEQAFWRSPQKPFRQRFLMVKPCPKELKCDVELSTYAIRDMEEYKNFCDRSKDQRPQPEEVIGDLAEHLTTIHLKRCPRGKRCLYEGSTPPGGFPNSWQNGATYCTSEVAVMKNNEIHTWDRGFDDDGKQVWGPKEGPYEFKPAPTSSFSDMFSPLNFPPPPSMDRRIEGSFVLQD; this is encoded by the exons ATGGGTAATAATGGGTCGGATTCGAACAACACGAATGTGTGGAACCGCGCAAGAGGGTTGGCTGTGAAGACCCTTTTGCTTATTGGCGGTGCCCTTCTCGTTAAACGCCTCAGCAAGTCCACCACTCGTTGGGACCATGCCCGTTTCGTTGCTAATTCCCTCACTGGCGAAAAG TATTCAAAGGAGCAAGCTGCAAGAGACCCTGATAACTATTTCAACATTAG AGCGCTTACATGCCCGGCAGCCGAGCTAGTGGATGGTTCGAAAGTCCTGTATTTTGAGCAG GCCTTTTGGAGAAGTCCGCAAAAACCCTTTCGGCAG AGGTTCTTAATGGTGAAGCCCTGTCCAAAAGAGCTGAAATGTGATGTTGAG TTAAGTACATATGCAATTAGAGACATGGAGGAGTATAAGAATTTTTGTGATCGATCAAAGGATCAGCGTCCACAGCCGGAAGAAGTCATTGGG GACCTTGCAGAACACTTGACAACAATACATCTTAAACGTTGTCCGCGAGGGAAGCGTTGCTTATATGAAGGTTCAACCCCGCCTGGCGGGTTTCCAAATTCATGG CAGAATGGAGCAACCTACTGTACTTCAGAAGTTGCTGTTATGAAGAACAATGAGATACATACGTGGGATAGAGGTTTCGATGATGATGGGAAGCAA GTTTGGGGACCAAAGGAAGGCCCTTATGAGTTTAAGCCCGCACCAACCTCAAGCTTTAGTGATATGTTTTCTCCATTAAATTTCCCTCCTCCACCTTCCATGGATAGAAGAATAGAGGGTTCATTTGTTTTGCAAGATTGA
- the LOC107613860 gene encoding chromophore lyase CRL, chloroplastic isoform X2, translating into MGNNGSDSNNTNVWNRARGLAVKTLLLIGGALLVKRLSKSTTRWDHARFVANSLTGEKYSKEQAARDPDNYFNIRALTCPAAELVDGSKVLYFEQAFWRSPQKPFRQRFLMVKPCPKELKCDVELSTYAIRDMEEYKNFCDRSKDQRPQPEEVIGDLAEHLTTIHLKRCPRGKRCLYEGSTPPGGFPNSWNGATYCTSEVAVMKNNEIHTWDRGFDDDGKQVWGPKEGPYEFKPAPTSSFSDMFSPLNFPPPPSMDRRIEGSFVLQD; encoded by the exons ATGGGTAATAATGGGTCGGATTCGAACAACACGAATGTGTGGAACCGCGCAAGAGGGTTGGCTGTGAAGACCCTTTTGCTTATTGGCGGTGCCCTTCTCGTTAAACGCCTCAGCAAGTCCACCACTCGTTGGGACCATGCCCGTTTCGTTGCTAATTCCCTCACTGGCGAAAAG TATTCAAAGGAGCAAGCTGCAAGAGACCCTGATAACTATTTCAACATTAG AGCGCTTACATGCCCGGCAGCCGAGCTAGTGGATGGTTCGAAAGTCCTGTATTTTGAGCAG GCCTTTTGGAGAAGTCCGCAAAAACCCTTTCGGCAG AGGTTCTTAATGGTGAAGCCCTGTCCAAAAGAGCTGAAATGTGATGTTGAG TTAAGTACATATGCAATTAGAGACATGGAGGAGTATAAGAATTTTTGTGATCGATCAAAGGATCAGCGTCCACAGCCGGAAGAAGTCATTGGG GACCTTGCAGAACACTTGACAACAATACATCTTAAACGTTGTCCGCGAGGGAAGCGTTGCTTATATGAAGGTTCAACCCCGCCTGGCGGGTTTCCAAATTCATGG AATGGAGCAACCTACTGTACTTCAGAAGTTGCTGTTATGAAGAACAATGAGATACATACGTGGGATAGAGGTTTCGATGATGATGGGAAGCAA GTTTGGGGACCAAAGGAAGGCCCTTATGAGTTTAAGCCCGCACCAACCTCAAGCTTTAGTGATATGTTTTCTCCATTAAATTTCCCTCCTCCACCTTCCATGGATAGAAGAATAGAGGGTTCATTTGTTTTGCAAGATTGA
- the LOC107611950 gene encoding uncharacterized protein LOC107611950, with translation MALHLQPHTTTLCTTKSKSKYHHGNNGSLVRNETKLFNPFALNSSSFSGSLTLLLNPKQMHNLTSTTPRISMRVASKQTYICRDCGYIYNERTPFEKLPDKYFCPVCGAPKRRFRPYAPAVTKNANDTDVRKARKDEIKREEAFEKAVPIAVAVGIVVLAAGFYFYLNSSIV, from the exons atggCCCTGCATCTGCAGCCACATACAACCACTCTTTGCACTACAAAGTCAAAGTCAAAGTATCATCATGGCAACAATGGTAGCCTTGTTAGAAATGAAACAAAACTCTTCAACCCTTTTGCcttgaactcatcatcattctctggTTCACTCACCCTCTTGCTTAATCCTAAACAAATGCACAATCTTACTTCGACCACTCCGAGGATCTCCATGCGTGTCGCTTCCAAGCAAACCTATATCTGTCGTGATTGCGG CTATATTTATAATGAGAGAACCCCATTTGAGAAATTGCCTGATAAATATTTCTGCCCTG TTTGTGGTGCTCCAAAAAGAAGGTTTAGACCATATGCACCAGCTGTCACAAAAAATGCAAATGACACTGATGTTAGAAAGGCAAGGAAAGATGAGATCAAAAGAGAAGAAGCATTTGA GAAAGCAGTTCCTATTGCAGTTGCTGTGGGAATTGTAGTGCTTGCTGCTGGATTCTACTTCTATCTCAATAGCAGCATTGTTTAG